Proteins encoded by one window of Rhodamnia argentea isolate NSW1041297 chromosome 6, ASM2092103v1, whole genome shotgun sequence:
- the LOC115742332 gene encoding protein SPIRAL1-like 1: MYPQAQLLVFMRRVGTYCSAQWLGKVNFKSRNMGRGVSAGGGQSSLGYLFGSGEAPKPTEHNGGAPTRVPDTSNGTSHRSTASVPQVDVTKQIPAGIQGSQANNYFRTDGQNSGNFITDQPSTKVHTAPGGGSSLEAVAMAIDAPDPH; the protein is encoded by the exons ATGTATCCTCAAGCACAGTTGCTTGTGTTTATGCGACGAGTGGGAACTTATTGCTCG GCGCAATGGCTAGGAAAG GTAAATTTCAAGTCACGAAATATGGGTCGTGGAGTTAGTGCTGGTGGGGGACAAAGTTCTCTGGGCTACCTTTTTGGCAGTGGAGAGGCACCAAAACCCACTGAACATAATGGAGGAGCTCCAACCAGGGTACCTGACACTAGTAATGGAACTTCTCACAGGTCTACTGCTTCTGTGCCACAAGTAGATGTCACTAAGCAGATTCCAGCGGGCATTCAGGGGAGCCAGGCAAACAACTATTTCCGCACTGATGGTCAAAACAGTGGCAACTTCATCACG GACCAGCCTTCGACTAAGGTCCACACAGCCCCTGGCGGTGGATCTTCCTTGGAGGCAGTGGCAATGGCAATTGATGCGCCAGATCCTCATTGA